The Vigna angularis cultivar LongXiaoDou No.4 chromosome 9, ASM1680809v1, whole genome shotgun sequence DNA window tttttattatgagaaAGATAGTCACAAGAGTTTAAATTGTGGACTGGTAGAGAGagatctaatatatttttattatgagaaGATAGTAACAAGACTTTAAATTGTGGACTCCTAGAGAGATCTAAAGGTTGCAATAATTCATCgtcataaaataaaacctagaagatgaaagaaaaaccattattttatgatgaaaaatatctaaaaattgTGTTTGAAGATTACATgtgggtaattaatttactgtAAAGCATAATTTTACATTAGATCTCACTTAAACCTTTTCTCATAATATTAAATGAgattttgatataattaaaatgatcAAGTcgcaaaaatatttttggaacaGAGGAAGTGATTGTAACACGAATATAAAAAAGACATTTGTCAACTATTTTCAACAACAATGGGAACCATTGCCAGAAGAGATCAatgagtttttaaaatttagacgAACTATATGATAATGATACTTTTTGTACTGTGCTTAttacatataaataatttcaatctATCTCAATTATGTTGTAAGATTCTTTagttaaacaaacaaattttcacACTAAATTTTATAGAGGTATAAAGACAAATTTATTATCGATATTTTAAAAACTGGGCTAATAATTAAACAGATAAAAACATCAATTCACATTTTATTGGCTGAATCAGAGTTAACCATAGTCAACCAAGCAGTagcaaaatttatatttttgaatattataAAACGATTTAAGAAAtacaacaatataaaaattataaattaataacgaataaatttgatttttccaagataattattaataataacgGACAAAATAATGTATACTTTTATGTAattcttaaatatttgtttttatctatcttaattaataatatctATCCAAACTCATTTTCGTCAATAGCTTATTATCAATTTTAGATCAATTCTTGCAGGTTTTTTTTAGAAGAAATGACCTTTTGAAGTTCACGGACTAACCattaaattttagttgtttttacCAAAGTGTTGTGTTATGTGATCAATAATACCCTGATAAAAAAACTTGACCcagtttcttcttttcttactAAACAAGTTCATTCTTAATCTCTTTCCTGTTTCAACAAGTAAAGACAAAAGTTGATAAAAATACTATGTAGTATATGTTCTTCTGGCTTTACAAAAGCAATAAGCACTTTATTTAAGATAAGGACAAGACATTTTTTGATAACAAGATAGAGACAAGACATGACAACTAGCTACTTCTGTAGTGTGAAATCTCACTCGTCCAAACTTTGATTGTGCCCAAAAAACCAGGCCATGCACAAATCCGTAATATTTATGATTCTATTTCATAAATCTTTCTACATCCACAACATAAACATTCTGCAATCAAAAGaattcaaacaatcaaatttCTACTTTCTATTACATAGTACATATCACTCAAACACAAAATTAAAGTCCCCAAATACAAAATCCAAGTTCTATACCTAATTTCTAGTTTTTgacagaaaaatattaaaatcactaAGATACATGCATGCACACATTGTACTTTATTAATCAGACATATAGTAGCCTTCCAGCATGTTTTCAAACATGTTATAGAAATAGAAGAATTGCGTCAAAGATGTGAAAAACCGCGTCTGAAATGTGAAACAGAACATAGTATTCATGTGTTCACGTCGCAAACTGGAGATCCAAGGAGAGGAACCTGACCCATAATACCTTTCTTCAGACCCATCAACACATCACACTTCACATACAATCCATAGTGTGCTGAGTTTATGTCACCAGCTTTCCACCTCAACCTTCCATACAACACAAGTTTCACACCCACCACCCCATAACTCTCGTCCATCACCAATCCATTCGTGACCTCCTCCGACGCGGGCACCGGCACGCCTCCGATCTCTGGCGACAGCGACAATGCGCTGTGCTTATCCAGGAAGAGCGGTGGAAGCATGACATGTGGCGTGATGGGTTGGTTTCGGTAGGAAACGTAGGCCGAGAGCCTGTCGAAGTAAATGGAGACACGCCTGTTAGGGTTTCTTATTACGACGTTGAATTGCATGGAGATGGATATGAGTGGCGGCGTTGTGGCGTTGAGGCCGTAGACAGCGGCGCTGGCCACCGTGAAACGCGGCTTGGAAGGGTGGTAGGCGAGCCAGAGGATGAGGAGTATGATGCCAAGTAAGAGGAGGAAAACGGTGATGCAAATGCAGTGTTGACGTTTGGGTGCATTGGGTCTGAAGCGTGAAGGTGTAGCTTTGTCCATGTTGTGGACTTGATGGTGAGGAACTTTGCCAGGGAAACGGTAGTGTGTGTAATGGGTAGGGTTAGGATTATGGTTAGGGTTATTAGGGATATGGTTAGGGTTAGGGATATGGTTGTGGTCTTCTTGATGCTGTATATGCATTTCTGCCATGTGAGGAGTCTTTGATATGCAATTAAAGAGGTTGTGTTTGTGAGTGTTAGGTGTATCATATATGAAGATGGTTCTGTAGAAGTGGCAGCTACAAATGGTGGAGGTTGTGGAAATAGTGAAGAAGTGAAAAGGTGAAAGGAAATCCATATGAGACGGAATAGCAGGGAAACTTGGAATCAAAGCATGAGGGtgtgtttctctcttttagtttttttagatCATATCAATGGCTGATTATTGATCTCACTTGATGCTgtgttttacttttctttcttcttttttgtttccTGTTTTATGCCTTGCTTTGTCTTTATCCAACTTTGTTTCTTTATTTGCTTTTACCAACGTAATGTGAATAAGATACACGTAAGTTAACATGAGACTCGTTTACatctttgttttaaaaaaatgttagatgTAGCTGGATAGAAATAggtgcatatttgattttcagaaaaactaaaatatattgtgTGGCACAATTAATAATCTCCTATAATTTAGAAGTtaagataaaacaattttttctattttattttttaaaaataattttggttCCATATGTCTAATAAAGattcaataatttttcttgatttatttttGACTTATGGTTCCtatgtttttttaaagaacTCAATCTGTAGTATTAATTAGGCTTAACTGCTTACTTTGTTCCCATGTTAAAGGGtaaatttctgtttagtattcggttttaaaaatgtttctattttatcccaaagtagtataaattgtatcaattagaccccttccgttaaattcacATAAACGAAGTTAACTCCAGTTGACGAATctgcactttttcttctctctcctctgcatTTCTTGCAATGTTCCAGTTTTTTctgttcttcttcctcactttttcttctctctcctctacaTTTTCTGCACTAATATATTGGATTGTAGTATCAGACTTCTTTTTCCATGGATGCGGCGGGTAAAACTCATTTAACACAGATAATgcaaaccaaattttaaaaacccGCATTCATTTTTTAGCTTAAAAACATGCAAACTGACAACCACAAGGCTTGCGGGTTACATGGGTAGTCCGCGAGCCTTTGCCCAAATACCCAGTTCTAACCCAAAAAGCATATAAAGTTTctgtaataaaatttaacggTCACCCTAGAATTTAGCAAtagcttaaaataaaattgacaatAATCAATTCTATAACGattaaaatatgtgaatgtgaTTTTACATATGCACAACTATAATGAATAGTTGTGCAACACAACAGTCATATTAATAAATGAGATTGACTATATCATGTTGACTTGATGACGAACTACTTAAAAGAAGAAACaacacataataaaaattacaccAATACTGCAGGAAAAATAAACCTTTTTACAGACTATAATTTGTTTCTTCTCCAAATgtgttcttttttattctttgaaaCACATCACATTCTCAAAAACTTCTCTATGACCAATATACTATCCTTTCACTAtgttaaattacaaaattatctCTACTTGTATTCCACACATCACTCCCTAGTGAGCCTCTTATCTAGAGACATCTTCCCTTCGAAAACTCTATTAAGGCTATAAAAATTGTAACTCGAATCATTAACCATAAGCACTCTTTTTTCCCTCGGCAGAGCCAAATTATCTACCCATGGGGAAAGAAAAAGCAAATGATTGTATTATACATGTGAAGAAAACTAGCGCACCTGAGCAAAGGAAAACATCACCAGGTATAAGAGGTTAATATGAATGCATTGACCCTGTGTTTCTCCAGTCCAAAAAAGCGATGAAATACTCAGTATACCACATTAATCCTGCAAATATAAAACCATCAGGTGCTCAGTAAATGTGTCAACTGAGGAGGTTCAATGATCCAACAACCACAGTAAGGTAGGTGCTACAGTGTTTAGTATGTGAACATTCATATATACGATGAGATGTGCTTGCAAACCAAgg harbors:
- the LOC108347136 gene encoding NDR1/HIN1-like protein 12; the encoded protein is MDFLSPFHFFTISTTSTICSCHFYRTIFIYDTPNTHKHNLFNCISKTPHMAEMHIQHQEDHNHIPNPNHIPNNPNHNPNPTHYTHYRFPGKVPHHQVHNMDKATPSRFRPNAPKRQHCICITVFLLLLGIILLILWLAYHPSKPRFTVASAAVYGLNATTPPLISISMQFNVVIRNPNRRVSIYFDRLSAYVSYRNQPITPHVMLPPLFLDKHSALSLSPEIGGVPVPASEEVTNGLVMDESYGVVGVKLVLYGRLRWKAGDINSAHYGLYVKCDVLMGLKKGIMGQVPLLGSPVCDVNT